The following nucleotide sequence is from Equus przewalskii isolate Varuska unplaced genomic scaffold, EquPr2 contig_12237, whole genome shotgun sequence.
cccCATTTGTCAAACAAGAAGGTGGGGCTGAAGAGTCCCAaatgtgccttccagctctggaTCCATGTCTCTGCCACCCTGGTGGCATAACCCCTCACCCCCAAATCCCGAAGGAAGGAATGCAAACAGGCCCCTCAGGAGAGTGCAGAAATGGACTTTTATTGCTGGGGGTGGAAAGTATCTAGCTTAGATGCCGCCATCCCGACTGTGAGGAGAAGGAGTATCTGAGAGGTGTCCTTGTGGCTGGGCTCAGACTTTCACTCCAGTTGGATGGTGTCACCTTTCCAGGGGGAGACGCTGCAAGGGAACGAGGTCAAGCCACCGGGAAGCAATCTGGAAGAGGCCACAGGGGGTTAGGGCGTTGACAGTAATGGCCGACCTTACAGCAGCACCCGCCACTCATCAGACACCTCACTGCCCCAGCACTTTCCCACAGCACCCTGCAGGCCTAAGGCCTTGCAGAGGGGACTGGCACCGGTGGTTTGGGCCCTTTCTCTGGCACCTGGCACTGacccatcctccccctcccccctccctcaccTTAGGAACAACGGCAGATGGGAAAACACTGATCAGAGGCCAAGACTGGAGCCAGGTTGAGGGCTCAGTATATGATCAGGATCGTGGGTCAGTCTGAGATCAGGGTCAGGGCTCAATCCGTGACCAATGTCCTCACTCAGTCAATAACTGGGGTCAAAGCTCCAGTCTGTGACTAGGATCTAGGCTCAGTCTAGGGccaggatcagggctcagtcTGGGCATATAATTAAggctcagggctcagagtgtgagcagGATCAGGGCTCAGCCTGGGGCCAGGGTCAGGGTCAGTCTATGACCAAGATCAGGGCTCAGTCTGCTGCTAGACAAAGAAGAGAAGTCAAGCTTTGCTCCAACTTCACCGCAGGCCCCTATGGAGCAGCCCATCTTCCCTTGGTGCGgggcccagagcccagctccTTACCAGCAAGTGGGCAGCACAGCAATCCTCCTCACCCGCCCTCTTCAGAAGTCTAACGGCAGCTGGACCCCCTGCTCAAGTTTACCTGAAGAGACAAAATCAGCAGCAGGACTCAGTCTCCACTGCTGGAAACCAGACCCCAACGGCTGTCACGCCCCAGTGGGCCAGTCTGACCGCCATGGGACCTCAGGCATGTCAcacctcctctctgagcctcagtttgttcatctgtaagatgggtaTAACAGTACCCACCCCACAGGATTGTTGCAAGGATCCAATGAGACGGTGTACACGGAGCACAGAGTAATTGCCCAAGGAACTGGACCTACTGGATGGCTGTTTTGCAGAAGGGCCATCTCCAGGACCTCGACACCTTCACTTACTGCAGCAGCCCCAGCAACTCCAGCCACGCCTGAGACCCAAAGGCCAAAGAAAGTCCCCAGGGGTTGGAGGAGAAGCCACAGCTCCTCATAAGAAGGAAACGACAAGGGATGGAATCTTTTAGCCATGCCCACTGGGTATTAGgctctttgtgctttttttcatCCACTCTTTAGGCCCACAATGTTTGCAATCCCCTTTCaccagggaggaaactgaggcttggagaggcgGAGCCACCTGACCGAGGCCCCACAGTTGCTAGGCAGCAGACCCAGGCTTTGAACCAGATCTGGCCCATCTTCTTTCTCACATCATTCTGCCCGGCAGATTCTGCGTGTTGAACAACGGATGACGGTGGGGGGGCTCCTGAGGCCCACAGAACCCTTCAGTTCTGCAGGGACCCCTCCACCCACACTCTCCCAACTTGCTCAGGATGCTGGGTCCTTCTGTTTCTCCAGGGTTCCCTGACCAGACGGCCCGTGGGGCAGGTGCAGAGCTGCATGCCTGCCCTTGGAAGGCTGCAGAGGGAATGTCCCCATATCCCCAGGCTGTGACTTACTGATGAGGTCATCAAAAGAACTTATATCCAGGCTGTGGAGGAAGACGCGGATCAATGGGCACGCctgaagaggggagagggagagagagagggagggagggagaggaggagagccggacggaagaaggaagaaagaaaatcattatcAGCTGGGAACAAACTGCCTGCCACCCACACAGATACTGATTACTTGGGACCTTAGGACCTTTGGCCCTTAGGATTCTAAAACAATGGAAACCTAGAAGTCCAAAAATCTGAGAACCATGAGATGCTCAAATCCTAAAACCTTAGAACATCAGAATCCTAGAACTTTAAGAATCTAGAGTGTTAACACCCCAGAACCCTACACTCTTAGAAACCTTGAACTTTGGCACCCTGGAATTTGAGAGTCAAATGGAGCCCTGGGAAATGTAGAACAGTGTTTACCACGATTTTGGGTGCATACAATTCCCTGCGGATCTCAACAGATCTGGGTGGGGCCTGcgattctgcatttctagcaagtgtCCAGCTGAGGCTGGCAGGAGGGCCACGCTTTGAGTAGCAGGCCTCCGGTTCCATGACTCACAGAGCCAcctggaggatttttttttttttgtaaacctaGGTTCCCAGCCGCCTTCCAGAATGACTAATGTAGGCTCTCTGGAACTTTGGGCACCTGGTACATATGGTTTTGTACGATGCACAGATGATGAAAACTATAGgacagtgtttattttttaattacttatatGATAAGtgatattagttttctatttatgGTAAGGacataaagtttcctttttaaaaataaaggcatttaaataaatttaattaagtaaaattgtgttgattaaagaaaaatcttagcTAACAAGGCATATTGGTAGTACACGGATATGGCAAATGGTTCAAATTTGGAACTCAGAGATTTCAGCTAACGTCAGGCCTCTCCCCAACAGACCACTCCCCTAAGCAAAGGGGGGCCACTTCTGGCTGACAGCCCAAAGTTTGCATCACAGAAGGAAAGGTGCCCAGAGATTACAGTTTGGCCTGTGGATGCTACACTTGCCACCCTCCCCCTGCCGCCAGGGCTCTGGGACCCCAGGAGTGAAGGACTCACTTGTCTCTGCACCAGGGAGGACACAGCCTTGCTCAGGACGCCGGTCAAGGAGTCCACAACTCTGGAGACCAGTTCACTGCGGctggaaaagagagggaaatgatAAAACCTGGTCAGGCGGGCAGAGCTGCCAAGCAGTAGGGGTGCGGAGAGGGTGGGAGATGGTGGAGCACCCAGAAGTCAGATAAACCTCAGGGACATTGACTCTCTAACCAGAGACAGGGCCTCTATCCAAAGGAAACGTCACTTAGAACCCCACATCTGAGCAGCAGCTCACCCCAGTACCTAAGAGAGTCTCATCACAACCCTgagacttcattcattcattcaacacatattaaTAGAGCATCAGCAATGAACCAGGCACAGAGttaggccctggggacacagggatAAGCAAAGCACCAGCATCTCCTAATCTGGTACCTAAACATTAAACAAGTCTTGCTCAGGCTTTCAGCGTAAccatcacctcctcagggaagccctccctggCTGCTCACCTAAGGGATGTCTTTGTATCATAGTGTCCTGGTAAGCATACTGCTCTGCCCAGACTCCTAGAAATCTGACATTTTCCCTGAGGGCTCTTAGACGGACTCAATGCTCGCCCATCTACCTTTCCCTCAGGAcaataagctccatgagaacagggtcCTTGTCTGTTGTCACCCATAAATTCTCCAGAGCTCAGAATGGTGGCACGATGTGCCAGAGCTCTGCCTGGCACAATGCAGATGCTCAATACGTTTTTGgttgaaataatgaatgaagtaACATGCAATTAAATATATAGTGACACCTTGTGACAAGTACACTGAAGGGCAAGAGTAGACTCTcaggagagagaatgggaggagtcGTGCTTCAggccctgaaggatgagaagcaCATTGAGGTGGGAGCGCGGAGAAGGTGGTCTTGGTGCCAGAATAGCCATGCACAGGTCTTGAGGTGGGAAAGAACTCGTCCAAAGCACAGAACAAAGGCCAGTTTGTCTGGAGCAGAGTAGCAAGAGGAgagtgtgggtgtgtgagggGTGCCAGGACAAGCAGAGCCCAGCTGGGCATGGGGAGGGCTTGGGACTTCATCCTAAGCAGGAAGAAAAGGCCCAAGACGACCGAGAGCAGCAGAGTGGAATGTCATCTTAGAGATGTGGACTCTGAGACCCAGAGCGGCGGGAGGAGTTCCCATGCTCAGCAGGGCTCAGGCCTCTGAACTTGTGTCCCAGCCTTTCCGACTAACATCAGGCTGTGTTGCCTTTCTTTGGTTTTAGGGGGTACTTAGGCAGCCTCTGATCGGGCCtcttggtggggggagggtagaGTGACCTCTGCCCATGGCCATCAGGACTGAGAGCCCAGGACCCAGCCTCGTCCCCCTCCAAGTCCACCTGCCCCAGCCCCGAGCTTCCAGACCTCTTCTCCACTCCCACCATCACCAGGGTCACCCTTTCTCTCTCCACGCTCTTCACTGGGCCAAACCTGCCCTTTCGAGAACACAGTTTAAGATGTAGATTTTTTGGATTAACAGAGATCAATAATTTAAATGGAAAGGATTAAATTTTCATCATCTTATTTCAGGAATTTTCCAGTGGGTGGAGGATGGTCTGGGGACAATTTGCAACTATAGAGACCACGGCAGGGGTAAGTATTtactcctcctctcccctctcaaCTGGAGGCAAGAaggtaaatacaatttttatcatCACTGCTATTATTGGAAGAcgtcacataatgataaagggatcgaTTCTTCAAGAAGACGTAACAATCCTAAACGTgcatgcacctaacaacagagcttcaagaCACACGAAGCAAAACTGATAGAGCTGAAAGGTGAAATAGGAAATTCACGATTGTGGTTGGAGAGGTCAACACTCCTGAGTCAGTAATGGGAAGAACAGGCAGGCAGGAAGTCAGCATGGATATTTGTATGTGCCAGGGTCTATGCTAAAcacttgcattttctcatttggtCAGTTCAGCAGCCTACGAGTAGGTATTTTTATCATTCTCAGTTTGCGGATGTGAAAAccgagcctcagagaggttaagttggTTACAAAGTCACAAGTCAGTGGTCAAAGGTGGTATTTGAATCAAGGTCTGTCTGACTCAGAGCCTGAACTCTTTTTCACCACATTGTGCCACCTCCCAGCTATAGGATTAGGGCTGAAATCAGGGGTCCTTGACTCTCACAGCCCAGCTCTGTTGAGATGGATGAGCCTTACTTGTCCAGCAAGGTGAGTGAGATGCTGGCTGAGTCGTCGCTGCATTCTCCTAGGACCACTGAAGGGAGGCCAGTCTGGGCATCAGTTTCAACTCTGACATCAGTCTGGAGTTCCAAGGAACCCTTCAGGTCGACGACCTGGCCAATGACAGGCCTGCAGGAAATAAGATTCACAGTTAACGGAAGTCGAGAAGGCCCTTCACGTTGTCTACTCAAGTTCTTTTACTGTGTGGACATTTTCCAGGATGTCATTGGATAATGTTAACATTGTATTACAACAATAATGTTAACATTATATTCCTCACGGGATTTATATAGTTACATCGGTGGCTTCTTCTCCTGGCCATGTGGGTTTGGTTCATATGAAATTTTTACACAGCATCAcactaattaaaataataatcataaaccTTTATTGAGCACAAATTATGTTAGGCACTTTAAAAAAGTATCTTTCCTGGATTAATCCATCTAATCATTACAGCAATCCCATGAGGGAAAAATACTACTATTATCTCTATATTCAGAATGAGGGAATGTTGGTATAGAGAGTTTAAGCAACTATTCCAGGATCTCTTGGCTAATGAATGATGGAATCATAGTGTATTTAATTATAAAGAGTCTTTTACACATGCTCGTTTTCCTATTTATCTAcctcttttaaaataactaaaatacttcaaaattatatttttcacacATGCCCTTTATTATACACTGTTCACTACTATATACATTCATCTGTAATGGTCCTGGTTATTTAAACAGAATCTTGAGAGATGAAACAATGCTGGAGGAAATTTTGCCAAAGGGTAGTAAACGCTCATGTATTctcaatttttcaaatattacagGTAGATAAATGTTATGATTTCAAAAGTCTAGGTAATGGAGGATTCTTTTAAGAGAGACTTGTTTATGGCCAAAGTTCACTAGAACACTTTAAGGGTTAggattttagagctggaaaggcCCCCTCACATACAGATtgggagactgaggctcacaCCCAGACGCCAGCGTGGAACAGTGCCTGATTCCAGGTTGGagacccatcagccatgctgcccTGCTTCTCCCAGGACCCAGATTCTCACGATACTCACAGGGACACGCTGGCGGTACAGGTGATGGGGATCCTCAGGGTGGCACCTTGGCCATCAGGGGCCAGTTCGGCTTTGAGGTCCTGGATGTTGCCGTTACTGATTTTCAACCTGCGCAAAACCCACAATTCACCTTTGTCGTTGTTCGTGGCAACCATGTGCTGAGCACTTCTCCATGCCAGTATCATGCTGAGCATCGGGGCCCCACCAACCTTGCCTTCGCTGGTCTCCACCACAGCCCTGCTCAGAGATTTGATTCTCTCCACGTTATGGCACAACAGACTGAGGCTCAAACAGACGTGATTTCCCCCGAAGACTCCAAGAGGGAATAAGTGCCCAAGTCACAATCCGAACCCAGAACTGTTTGACTCCAAAACTCCATGTGTGGGACCAGCTATGTGGTGTGAATTCCAGTTTCCTCTCTCCCGTGGGGAGTCGGACTTTTATCCTTAGCcatattttgagaagaaaagtcTTATTCCTTGGAAAAGGAAGTTCAGGTGGAGGTGGATGGAAGAGAACTTTTGCCCTGATCCTGAAATTACAAAGTGTGGAAGCCCAAACCCACGAGATGCCCAGATTGGGCCTGCAGCCCTGCCTGTAATTTACGCAAGGTCTGGGGACCCTGGCCTCAGACTACCTTGGTTCTGTGGGGACGGACAATGTTTGTCCACCTCTCTGTATTTGATCTTAAAATTACCTCtccaaaaatatgtattttcttttcttggagcAAAGATCTTCTCCATGAAGCCCCAACTCACCCCAAAGAACCATCCACAGTTGGCAAGATCTTAGAAAGGGTATTTTCGACCAACTTCTCAGCTTCCTGGAACTTCTGCTTGGCTTGTTGCCAAATCTCGGAATCCTGAATTGTCTTCAAGTCACCCTTCACTTTCTGGAAGACACCTGACAAAAACGATCGCTATTTAGTGTTATGTACACTGATGAAGCAGCCACTATGCGCCAGGTACTAGATAAGACTATTTGCCTGTTATTCtacttaatcttcataataactcAATGAGGTAGGTATTgatattatctgcattttacagatgagtaaataaaGTACTGAAAGGTTAAGAAAtgtgcctaaagtcacacagccagagagCCCTCATTCCTTCCATGCTGCCTTGATACTTATAATATATATGCAGCATTCATCAAGATAGCAATCAATCAACTGACCAGGCAATTGATAATGATTGTACTCCAGCTTCTAGTAGTGACTCAGAGGTCTATTTCTCTAAACGAGATGTCCACACTAATTTGAAAAACCAGgtcaaaaaaaatgaagaaatattaagaaatggaaaacctagaatcaagaaagaaaatatggctCCAACACATGAAAGTGGCAAATGGGAGTCCCAAGATGACAACTTTGTAGCTGACCCAGAGGGCAATAATTCATATAGGAGCAGGAGGACAGAGTGTCCTACTGGGAGGTCTCCAGAGAATAAAGGGGTTAGATAGAATAAATGATGGGAAAGTAGAATGGTGCATATAAAGGGAACTAAGGATAAGTCTGTAGAAAATAATTCAAGTGAGAAACAACAAGGCAATTACTAactcaaggaaaaacaaaagactgtaCAAGAAAAGATATGTAATTTCAGTACTGCAACCTGGCTCTTCAGCAAACAGTATCTATCTGGTTATAATGATGCAGGCAGAGAATGccaatttaaataaaactatatcTGGTCCTATAACTTGTTGGATGACCTTGATCCAGACACTTCTGTTTCTGAGCTCACTTTTCTCAGCAGTGAAATTAGAAAGTGGATCCCTTCTGTATCTTTGAAGGTTGCCTAAGACCTGGCAAGGCTTGAAAGGCAGCCATTCACAGAAGTTACTTCCTCCTATAAAGAATGGTGGTTAGTGTGCTGTTAATatttccagaaaatgaaaagaaagactaGTTCTTTCAATAAATCTGAATAAAAGGGAGATATCACTAAATATAAAAGTAGGTAGCTAAATTTATAGCAACCTGGGCTAGGTAGGATTAATTTCCAAGGAGTtaatacaaatcaataagaaatttAAACAACCCAATAGAAGAACGTGCTGAtaatatgaacaaaatatttaagttaaagtatgtaaatggataataaaatatgaaaaagtgaGTAGATTCTTTCATAATTAGAGACATGTAAAGTGAAATGAATTACGATCTTTCACCTATAAGACTGGCAAAACATTTAACTTGTCCATACCAGTGCTGTCAAGGGAGTGGAAAGAAAGGTACTCTCACAGACTGTTTGGGAAAATGTTAATATGGGGATTATTTTTCCACATCTACTAGAACTTAAAATGGGCACACCTTTTGAACTTTTGAAATCTCACTTTTAGGAAATTATCCTGTGCGTATATTGAAAAAAGTTTACCATGATATAATATGTAAAAGGATATTCATTTAAGCATTGCTTgtttctggaaaaataataagCAAGTCAGCCAGGAGCTGAATAGCCACATTTCCCAGTAAACAATCCATAAAGGGTAGTCCCTGGTGGCAGCCTCTGGTAATGCAGGCGTAGTGATTAGGAGGCAGGCTCCTGGCTGCCACTCCTTATTGCCCTTGTTGACTCACCTTCAAGCGCCTTGTCAATGGTCTCAGCTCCTTTCTCAAGATCGGGTTTCAGCTTGTTGAAAACATTGTCTAATTTGCCGCGAAGATCCTCAAGAAAAGATGCTGAGGTCCCAGCGAGCAGGCCGCATAAGAGAAGAAGTTTCCAAAGCTGAAACATCTTTTGTCCTGGCAACTGGTCagtcagaggaggagc
It contains:
- the BPIFA2 gene encoding BPI fold-containing family A member 2; the protein is MFQLWKLLLLCGLLAGTSASFLEDLRGKLDNVFNKLKPDLEKGAETIDKALEGVFQKVKGDLKTIQDSEIWQQAKQKFQEAEKLVENTLSKILPTVDGSLGLKISNGNIQDLKAELAPDGQGATLRIPITCTASVSLPVIGQVVDLKGSLELQTDVRVETDAQTGLPSVVLGECSDDSASISLTLLDNRSELVSRVVDSLTGVLSKAVSSLVQRQACPLIRVFLHSLDISSFDDLISKLEQGVQLPLDF